Part of the Geodermatophilus obscurus DSM 43160 genome is shown below.
ACCTGGAACACGGCGCGGCCGTTCGGGGGCCGGCCGGCGACCGGGTACGTGCTCACGCGGACCGCCACCCTGAGCAGCGCCGCCATGGACACCGGCACCTGCAGGGGCACGGTGACCGACGGCGTCCCCGGCGTCTACGTGCCGGCCTCGCCGGGAGCGGCCACCCAGACGTGCACCGACAGCACGACGCTGTACCTGGGCGCGGTGCGGTACACGGTCACGCCCGTCCACGGACGGTGGGTCGGCGCCGCCTCGGCGGCCTCGGCCGCGGTGTTCTGACCCCGGCGGGTCAGCCGCGGACGGGCACGTCCAGCTCGGCCAGCAGCCCGCGGACGCGGGCGCCGATCTCGTCGCGGATCGGGCGCACCGCCGCGACACCCCTGCCGGCCGGGTCCTCCAGGGCCCAGTCGAGGTAGCGCTTGCCGGGGAAGACCGGGCAGGCGTCGCCGCAGCCCATGGTGATGACGACGTCGGAGGCCTCGACCGCATCGGTGGTCAGCACCTTCGGCTGCTGGTCGGCGATGTCGATGCCGACCTCGGCCATCGCCTCCACCGCCGCGGGGTTGACCCGGTCGCCGGGCAGCGAGCCGGCGGAGCGGACCTCCACGGCGTCGCCGCCGAGGGCGCGCAGCCAGCCGGCCGCCATCTGGGAGCGGCCGGCGTTGTGCACGCAGACGAACAGGACACTGGGCCGGGTCATCGGGTGCTCCTGGACGAGGGCGGACGGGTGGCTGCGAGGAGCGCGGTCCCGCCGGGACGCTGCACCGGCGGACGTCGACGTCCATCCTGCCCGGGACGTCGACGTGCTGACGGGCCGGCCCCTGCCCGGCCGTGCCGCCTGGGGGCCGCACCCCGACCGGCCGCCGGCCGAGCGGGACGCGACGCCCGGCCCCGGGAGCCGAACCCGCGCATTCCTGGGACGCTCGCCCTGCACGGCACGCGCGGGACCCGCGGCGGCGATGCCGCCCGGCTGCTGGTTCCGGGCGAGCGGGGACGGTGGCGGCGGACGGCGATCGCCGCGCGCCACTTCCCGGAGGGCCGCGGGGTCAGCCGGTCCGGGCCTCGACCACCGCCATCATGCCGGCGTCCTCGTGGTCGTTGATGTGGCAGTGGTGGACGGTGCGGCCGTCGAAGTCCTCGAAGGGGATGCGCACCGTCGTCTCGCCGCCCGCCGACACCCGGACGACGTCCTGGTAGACGACGCCCTCGACCGGCCGGCCGTCGACGGCGACGACCTGCATCGGCCACACGTGCAGGTGCATCGGGTGGTCCATCCCGGTGTGGTTGACGTAGGTCCACTCCTCGACCGTCCCCAGCCGGGTGACCACGTCGGTGCGGGTGGGGTCGAAGGGCCGGCCGTCGATGGTCATGACCATCCCGCCCGAGCCGTGCCCGTCGCCGTGGTCCTCGTGCCCTCCGCCGGACCGGTCGAGGCCGAGGGCCATGGTGCGGCGGGCGGCGGGCTCGACCCCGCGCAGGTCCGCGAGCTGCGGATACGCCGGCACCGGCGGCAGGGCGGGGACGGGGCTGCCGCTCACCCGCAGCGTCGCGAGCGCACCCGGCGCCCCGGAGGGGCCGTCACCGCCCCGCGTGCGCGGGTTGGCCAGGCCCTGCAGCTCGCCGGTCTGCTCCCCCACGGTGACCAGGACGTCGACGCGGCCGCTGTTGAGGACCTCGACCTCTTCCACCCGGCGCGGCTCGGCGAGCCGGCCGATGTCGGTGGCCAGCAGGTCCACCCGGTGCCCGTCGAGCCGGAGCTTGAGGAATCGGGACGTGCAGGTGTTGATGATCCGCCACCGCTCCCGCTCCCCCGGGCGGGCCTCGAGCGTGGGCGTCAGCTGCCCGTTCACCAGGACCAGCTGACCCTCGCGGCCCTTCGTCCGCTCCCGCTCGGAGACGTGCACCGGGTGACCGTCGTCGTCCAGGGTGGTGTCCGAGACGACCAGGACGCGGTCCCGGGTGACCGGGACCTCCGGGCCGGCGTCCTCCACCACGATGCCGCCGTAGAGGCCGCTCCAGATCTGGTCGGCCGTCAGGTGGTGCTCGTGCGGGTGGTACCAGAACGGGCCCGGCGGGTGGTCGTCGGGCAGCTGGATGTCGTACCGGAAGGACTCCCCCGGCTGCACGTGGACGTCGAGGGTGTTGTCCGCGTTGCCCTTCGGGGAGACGTGCAGCCCGTGCGTGTGCAGGTTGGTCGGGTCGGAGAGCCGGTTGACCAGCTCGACCTGCAGCCGGTCACCGGGACGCAGCCGCAGCGTGGGACCGGGGACGGTGCCGTTGTAGGTGAGCATGTGCGCCGGCCGGCCGGCGAGGGTCACGGAGGTCTCGGCGACCTCGAGCCGGACCCGCAGCAGGCCGTTCTCGCTGCGCAGCGTCTCGGGCTCCGTGAGCGATTCGGCGGCGAGGGCCAGCCCGGCGGACGGACCCCACCCCGGAGCGCCGATCGCGATCCCGAGCAGGCCCAGCCCGCCCAGCTGCAGCGCGCGGCGGCGGCTGAGCCCGGGGACGAGGTGCCTGCCGGCGACGTCGTCCGGAGGCGGGACCGGGGCCGTGGTCCGATCCGGACCGGTTCGAGGGGAGTCGGGACCTGTCATGACCGCGTCCTTCCTGCTCTCGGCAGAGAGCCGCACCGGTACGGGACCGGCGTCGGTGCGCCCGTGGCGCGGGAGGGAACGCGGAACGGCGAGGGAGGTCATCGCCCATCGGGTGGGGCGGACGGTCCGCTGTGTGCTCAGCGGGGGCGGCGGCCCGCGATCGCAGGTGCTGCGCCGGGCGCCGTCCGCGTGACGTGCAGCGGCAGCCTAGCCAGGGCCCGCCCTCGGCCACCACGCAACGTCCACTTGCGGGCACGCTGCGACGTCCCCGCGCCGGATCCCGCCCCGACCCTTCGACCTGCACGTACGCAGAGCGCGCCCCACGGCAGGTCAGGGGCGCCCCGGTCGCTCCGGCGTCAGGCCGCCGACGCCGACTGCTGGTCGGCGGCGACCAGGTGGCACCCGCTGGTCCCGACGGGCGTGACGGGGAAGCCCAGCTCGGTCAGGACGTCGGCGATCGCGGCGTTCATCGTGCGCTCGACCGCGGCCTCCACCGCGGCGCCCCGGACGCGCTCCAGGCTCATCCGGTCGTGCTGGCGCCAGGTGACCAGGATGCCGCGGCGGGCGGGGTCGGGGACCAGGCATACACCGCCGGCCGGGCTGCCGCCGGCGGCGTCGTGCAGGGTGAGCCCGGCCTCGACGAGCCCCGCGCTTACCTCCACGAGGAGGGTGGTCAGCGCGTCGGCGTCCGACAGCAGCTCGTCCCAGTCGTCGGCCAGCCGGTCCAGCTGACCGCCGAGCTCGGCGAGCCAGGCCCGCTCCAGCGGCGACTGTCGCCGGACCAGCACGCCGTCGGCCCGGCGGGCGCCGTAGACCACCTGCGCCGAGGCGGGCAGGTCGCCGGTGGCCGCGGCCCAGTCCGCCTCGATCCGGTCGGGGAACGGGCCGGCCAGGACCACCGCGCCCGACCCGTCCCCGGGCTCGTCGACGAGCCACCACGCCGACGTGCCCCGCCCGGCCGGGTGGGTCCCCGGCCGCTCCTGCTCCACCGAGGGCGCCGGCACGTCGGCGCCCTCCGTCGACTGCTGCGCCTCCCGCGCACGCTCACGTTCGTACCGAGCCGTCGAGCTCCTGCCCAGCGCGACGACCAGCCCGAGCAGCGCGACGAAGCCCAGCACGGCCATCGCGGGCGACACGATCACGACTCCACCTCTCCGCACCGGGATCCGACCGCCAGGGAGGCGGCGGACCGCGTGGTCATCGACTCCGACCCGAACCCGCGCTCACCAGGCACGCCAGGCCCCCCGTGGACCGGCGCCCCAGAGGGCGGCCCGACGCGTCCAGTGCTGCACGCGCGCCCAGGCGCCGGCCGGGCGCCGGCCGTCCGCCGGGCGCTGCGGCTCCTCCGCGGGCTCGAGGGCGAACAGGTCCAGCAGCAGGGCCAGCCCGTCGTCCGCCGGGATCTGCTGGACGTCGGTCGACGTGCGGGTGGGAGTGACGGTCGGCGCGCTCACGCGGGTTCTCCTCAGGCGGTCCCGTCGCGGCTGGGGAAGTGCCGCGGACAGCCGGAAAACTAGGGCCCGACCAGGCGCGATCCAGGCTCCCGGCCGCCGCGCGGACGGCGCCGTCACCGCATCGTTGTGGAGGCCCGCGCGGGCGGCCGGTGACCCGTGCCTGCGGACGCCGCCTTGTCGACAAGATCCCCGGATCCCAGCGTGGAACGGGTACCGGCACTGCGCGGTCACGCCGCGTCGGGCGCGACGCTCGCGTGTCGCAGGGGGACGTCGAGGTGGGCCCCGTGGGGATCGGACCCACGACCCGCGGACCGAGAGTCCCGACCCGGACAGTGCGACCACAGCCGACACACCGTCGCCGACGCGGATCCGGTAGCACCTGGCCGCCGGGCTCGACGCCCCTGAGCATGAGCGACGCTCCTCTCGCGAGCTCACCTGCACACCTGCGTCGGTCCACCACCCGATCGGTCACCGCCTGTGACGGGAGCCCGGCCCCTGGCATATCCGCCCAGGCCGGTGTCTGCTCATGGCCGTGAAGGTGACGGCGAGCGACGGAACGGAGCCGCAGGGCGGCTTCACCGACCGGGACGAGGGCCGGCCGGCAGCCGAGAGCGTGGGGGAACGGCTGCTGGGTGCCCTGCTGGACCGGGTGCACCTGATCGCCCCCCGGCTGGCCGGCCAGCTCATCGCGCAGGAGGCGCGGATCGCGGGGGCCACCGACGTCAGCATCCACCTGCAGGACCTCGCGCAGCTGACGCTGCGGCCGCTGACCGGGCCGGGTCTGGTCGGCGATCCACTCCTCATCGCCGACAGCTCGGCCGGGCAGGCGTTCGCCACCGAGGAGTCGGTCGAGGAATGGTTCCCCGACGGTTCGGTCCGGCTGCACCTGCCGCTGCTGGACGGGTCCAACCGGGTCGGCGTGCTCGGCCTGACCCTCCCCCAGCTGCACGACTACGACCGGCAGCTCGCCCAGCGGCTGGCCGGCCTGGTGGCGGACATGATCGTGACCAACGACAACTACACCGACGCGTTCACCCGGGTGCGCACCGCCGGGCCGCTGAGCCTGTCCGCGCACCTGCAGTGGCAGATGCTGCCGCCGCTGTCGATGACCACTCCCGTCGTAGACCTGTCGGGGATCCTGGAGCCGGCCTACGAGGTCGGTGGCGACAGCTTCGACTACGCGTTCAACGAGCACGTGCTGCACGTGGCGGTGTTCGACGCGATGGGCCACGGCCTGGAGGCCGCGACGATGGCGACCGTCATCATCGCCGCCTACCGGCACGGGCGGCTGGCCGAGCTCCCGTTGACCGAGCTGTACCCGGCGATGGACCAGGCGATCGCCACCTCGTTCCCGGGGCGTTTCGCAACCGCCCAGCTGGGTCACCTCGACACCGAGACCGGCGTGCTCAGCTGGGTCAACGCCGGGCACCCGCCCGCGCTGTGGGTGCGCGGCAGCCGGGTGATCGGTGAGCTCACCGGTCCGGTCAGCCGGCCGGTCGGCTTCGGCGCCGGCACCCCTGTCGTGCAGACGGCCCAGCTGGAGCCCGGGGACCGGGTGCTGTTCTTCACCGACGGGGTAGTCGAGGAGCGGCTGTCCGACGGTGAGCAGTTCGGCGAGGAGCGCCTGCGCGGCCTGATCGAGCAGACGACCGCGGCCGACCTGACCTGCGCGGAGGCGGTGCGGCGGCTCTCGCACGCGCTGATGGCCGCGCGCTCCGGCCGGACCAGTGACGACGCCTCGCTGCTGCTGCTGGAGTGGAAGGGCCCACCCCGGGACGACGAGCTCGACCGCGACATCCCCGAGGCGACCCCCACCGGCTGATGCTCGCCGGGCGCCCGGCGAGAGCGCGACCGACCCCGACCCCGGACGCGCCCACGCGCGGAGGGTTGCACCAGCGCGGCCGGCATGTCCGCCGCCTGGCGGGCTGGGCACAGCCGTCACCGATGCTGGCAGCAGTGACGACCGAGGCCCCGGCGGCCGAGGGCGTGTCTTGGGGGATCTTGTTTCGTCCGATTGCAGTCAGCTCAAGGCTCTAGCGTGCGCCCTCGGGTAAGAGGCGGTCCCGCCACCCCACGGTCAGGAGTGGCGGGACCCTGACCGCAGCGAGCCCCCCGGGTGGCCGCCGCGGCTGCACAGGGGCCATCGTGCGAGCGGAGGCGATTCGTCCCGCTGCTCGATGGCCGGATCAGCGGCCGACCGTGGACCGGGTCCGGACCAGTGGGAGGTGGCCGGTGAGGACCAGGTGCTCGGCAATGTCACGCACCTTCACGTTCCTGTTCACCGACTCTGTGGCCAGGGCTTCGAACGCCTGGTCGGCGGTCAACTCGTGGCGTTCGATGAGGATGCCCTTGGCCTGCTCGATCACCGCCCGGGATTCGAGCGCGATCTGCAGGTTGTCGGCCGTCTCCCGGGCGCTGCGGTAAGCCTGGACGGTTTCGGCGGCGACCGCCGCGTAGGGGGCGAACCCCGTGGCCATCGACCGGCTCGCCTCATCGAAGGCGTCCGACGTCCGGGCGTAGCACCGGTTACCGCGCTGCCGCGTGCGTAGTCCGCGGCGTGGGCTGGCGCCGAGGCCCCGACCCGCGAGATCGGAGCCACTGGCGCAATCGGGCTCGGGGTGCGCGTCGCCGCGTCGAGCCCGATGATGCCCTGCGGGAGCCATCAACTCGACGACGAGCACGCGGCCCTCGCCCGCGAGGTCACCATCCCAGCGCCCGCATGTCCACCACGTGGAGGCCCTGATGGACTTCATCCAGGAAAACCTGATCGACCCCGTCTCGAACGTTCTCTGGTCGTACGTGTTGATCTACGTGCTCCTGGGAGTGGGCCTCTACTTCGGGATCCGCACGCGCTTCGTCCAAGTCCGCATGTTCGGGCGCATGGTCCGCCAGATCGCCTCCTCCCGCAGCGGCTCCGAGGGCGGAATCTCGTCGTTCCAGGCCTTCTGCGTCGGCCTGGCCTCAAGGGTGGGGACCGGCAACATCGCCGGCGTCGCCATCGCCCTGACGCTCGGTGGCCCCGGAGCGATTTTCTGGATGTGGGTGGTGGCCCTCGTCGGCATGGCCACCGCCCTTATCGAGGCGACGCTGGCCCAGATCTTCAAGATCCCGGCCGGGGACGGCAGCTTCCGCGGCGGGCCGGCCTTCTACATCGAACGCGGTCTCGGGTCCCGGCGGGGCGGCATCCTCTTCGCCGTCCTGCTGATCTTCACCTTCGGCGTCGCGTTCAACATGGTTCAGGCCAACACCATCAGCGACGTGCTGGCCACCGGACACGGGGTCGGCGAGTGGTGGTCCGCGGCTGCCCTCATGATCCTGACGGCCGCGGTGGTGTTCGGCGGGGTCCGCCGCATTGCTCGCGTCGCCGAGTTCATGCTGCCGGCGATGGCGCTGGCCTACGTGCTGCTCGCCGCCGTGATCATCGCGCTCAACGTGACACAGGTGGGCACCGTGCTCGGGCAGATCTTCTCGGCGGCCTTCGGTGTGGGCGAGGCCGCTGCCGGCATCACCGGCGGGATCGCGGCGGCCCTGCTCAACGGCGCCAAGCGTGGGCTGTTCTCCAATGAGGCCGGCATGGGCAGTGCCCCCAACGCCGCGGCAACCGCGACCACCAGCCACCCGGTGAAGCAGGGATTGATCCAGTCGCTCGGGGTCTTCGTCGACACCATCATCGTCTGCTCCGCGACGGCGTTCATCATCCTGTTCGCCGGCTCCGCGGTGTACCGGCCCGGCGAGACAACCGAGGGAGCCTCCCTCACCCAGGCTGCCGTGGCCCACGAGCTCGGTAGCGGCCTCAACTGGGTCATGACCGTCCTGATCTTCGTCTTCGCGTTCTCCTCAGTGCTCGGGAACTACTCCTACGCGGAGGTCAACATGACCTTCCTGCGCGCTCGGCCGATCGCGCTGACGGTGTTCCGCGCGCTGGTCGTGGCCGTGGTCGGTGCCGGTGCCCTCCTGGAACTGGCCACGGTGTGGGCACTGGCCGACGTCGCCATGGGGTTCATGGCGCTGGTCAACCTCGTCGCGCTGGTCCTGCTCGGCCGCTGGGCCCTGGGCGCCCTTCGGGACTTCGAGCGGCAGACGAGGGCAGGCCAGGACCCGGTGTTCCGCAGCACCGGAAACAAGGATCTGCCTCGCGATCTGCACGACAGCGTCTGGACCCCCGAGTACGCCGCCCAC
Proteins encoded:
- a CDS encoding ANTAR domain-containing response regulator, producing MLVVELMAPAGHHRARRGDAHPEPDCASGSDLAGRGLGASPRRGLRTRQRGNRCYARTSDAFDEASRSMATGFAPYAAVAAETVQAYRSARETADNLQIALESRAVIEQAKGILIERHELTADQAFEALATESVNRNVKVRDIAEHLVLTGHLPLVRTRSTVGR
- a CDS encoding alanine/glycine:cation symporter family protein, which gives rise to MEALMDFIQENLIDPVSNVLWSYVLIYVLLGVGLYFGIRTRFVQVRMFGRMVRQIASSRSGSEGGISSFQAFCVGLASRVGTGNIAGVAIALTLGGPGAIFWMWVVALVGMATALIEATLAQIFKIPAGDGSFRGGPAFYIERGLGSRRGGILFAVLLIFTFGVAFNMVQANTISDVLATGHGVGEWWSAAALMILTAAVVFGGVRRIARVAEFMLPAMALAYVLLAAVIIALNVTQVGTVLGQIFSAAFGVGEAAAGITGGIAAALLNGAKRGLFSNEAGMGSAPNAAATATTSHPVKQGLIQSLGVFVDTIIVCSATAFIILFAGSAVYRPGETTEGASLTQAAVAHELGSGLNWVMTVLIFVFAFSSVLGNYSYAEVNMTFLRARPIALTVFRALVVAVVGAGALLELATVWALADVAMGFMALVNLVALVLLGRWALGALRDFERQTRAGQDPVFRSTGNKDLPRDLHDSVWTPEYAAHHDRTA
- a CDS encoding multicopper oxidase family protein — encoded protein: MTGPDSPRTGPDRTTAPVPPPDDVAGRHLVPGLSRRRALQLGGLGLLGIAIGAPGWGPSAGLALAAESLTEPETLRSENGLLRVRLEVAETSVTLAGRPAHMLTYNGTVPGPTLRLRPGDRLQVELVNRLSDPTNLHTHGLHVSPKGNADNTLDVHVQPGESFRYDIQLPDDHPPGPFWYHPHEHHLTADQIWSGLYGGIVVEDAGPEVPVTRDRVLVVSDTTLDDDGHPVHVSERERTKGREGQLVLVNGQLTPTLEARPGERERWRIINTCTSRFLKLRLDGHRVDLLATDIGRLAEPRRVEEVEVLNSGRVDVLVTVGEQTGELQGLANPRTRGGDGPSGAPGALATLRVSGSPVPALPPVPAYPQLADLRGVEPAARRTMALGLDRSGGGHEDHGDGHGSGGMVMTIDGRPFDPTRTDVVTRLGTVEEWTYVNHTGMDHPMHLHVWPMQVVAVDGRPVEGVVYQDVVRVSAGGETTVRIPFEDFDGRTVHHCHINDHEDAGMMAVVEARTG
- a CDS encoding arsenate reductase ArsC; amino-acid sequence: MTRPSVLFVCVHNAGRSQMAAGWLRALGGDAVEVRSAGSLPGDRVNPAAVEAMAEVGIDIADQQPKVLTTDAVEASDVVITMGCGDACPVFPGKRYLDWALEDPAGRGVAAVRPIRDEIGARVRGLLAELDVPVRG
- a CDS encoding PP2C family protein-serine/threonine phosphatase produces the protein MAVKVTASDGTEPQGGFTDRDEGRPAAESVGERLLGALLDRVHLIAPRLAGQLIAQEARIAGATDVSIHLQDLAQLTLRPLTGPGLVGDPLLIADSSAGQAFATEESVEEWFPDGSVRLHLPLLDGSNRVGVLGLTLPQLHDYDRQLAQRLAGLVADMIVTNDNYTDAFTRVRTAGPLSLSAHLQWQMLPPLSMTTPVVDLSGILEPAYEVGGDSFDYAFNEHVLHVAVFDAMGHGLEAATMATVIIAAYRHGRLAELPLTELYPAMDQAIATSFPGRFATAQLGHLDTETGVLSWVNAGHPPALWVRGSRVIGELTGPVSRPVGFGAGTPVVQTAQLEPGDRVLFFTDGVVEERLSDGEQFGEERLRGLIEQTTAADLTCAEAVRRLSHALMAARSGRTSDDASLLLLEWKGPPRDDELDRDIPEATPTG